The following are from one region of the Theropithecus gelada isolate Dixy chromosome 6, Tgel_1.0, whole genome shotgun sequence genome:
- the LSM11 gene encoding U7 snRNA-associated Sm-like protein LSm11 gives MEERERGARSARAVSPARPPSPRLDVSSDSFDPLLALYAPRLPPIPYPNAPCFNNVAEYESFLRTGVRGGGRGRGRARGAAAGSGVPSAPGPSGRTRRRPDAPAPDPERIQRLRRLMVAKEEGDGAAGVGRRGPGRSRKAPRNVLTRMPLHEGSPLGELHRCIREGVKVNVHIRTFKGLRGVCTGFLVAFDKFWNMALTDVDETYRKPVLGKAYERDSSLTLTRLFDRLKLQDSSKKEADSKSAVEDSTLSRYSQTSTWKLASVWGRGDTDRGSHKRSRSVPSSLQASAREESRSELSGRTTRTEGSSVGGTFSRATTLSRSQSRKKKRKPKVDYQQVFTRHINQIFIRGENVLLVHLAQ, from the exons ATGGAGGAGCGGGAGCGGGGGGCGAGGTCGGCTCGCGCCGTGAGTCCCGCGCGCCCGCCCAGCCCGCGGCTGGATGTCAGCTCTGACAGCTTCGACCCGCTGCTGGCGCTGTACGCGCCCCGCCTGCCTCCCATCCCCTACCCCAATGCCCCCTGCTTCAACAACGTGGCGGAGTACGAGAGCTTCCTCAGGACCGGGGTCCGGGGCggcgggcgcgggcgcgggcggGCTCGGGGCGCGGCCGCGGGCTCGGGGGTTCCCTCCGCGCCCGGGCCCTCAGGCAGGACTCGCCGCCGCCCGGACGCGCCCGCCCCGGACCCCGAGCGCATCCAGCGTCTCCGCCGTCTCATGGTGGCCAAAGAGGAAGGGGACGGAGCCGCAGGAGTGGGCCGGAGGGGTCCCGGTCGAAGCAGGAAGGCGCCACGCAACGTGCTCACGCGAATGCCCT TGCACGAAGGCAGCCCTCTGGGTGAACTCCATCGCTGTATCCGCGAGGGGGTGAAGGTGAATGTTCACATCCGCACTTTCAAGGGACTTCGGGGCGTCTGTACAGGCTTCCTTGTTGCATTTGACAAGTTCTGGAATATG GCACTTACTGATGTGGACGAGACCTACCGAAAACCTGTCCTAGGCAAAGCATATGAACGGGATTCTTCACTGACTCTCACTAGG CTATTTGATCGACTGAAACTTCAAGATTCCTCCAAGAAGGAAGCAGATTCTAAGTCTGCAGTTGAAGATTCCACTCTGTCTAGATACTCACAGACATCCACTTGGAAGTTGGCTTCAGTGTGGGGAAGAGGAGACACTGACCGGGGCTCACACAAGCGTTCCCGCTCTGTCCCTTCTTCCCTGCAGGCCTCTGCAAGGGAGGAGTCCAGGTCAGAGCTGTCAGGGAGGACTACACGGACCGAAGGCTCCAGTGTGGGAGGTACCTTTTCCAGGGCTACCACCCTTTCCAGAAGCCAGTCCCGTAAGAAAAAGCGAAAGCCCAAAGTGGATTACCAGCAGGTATTCACTCGACACATAAATCAGATTTTCATTCGAGGCGAGAATGTCCTGCTGGTTCATCTTGCACAGTGA